The Sphingomonas sp. So64.6b genome includes a region encoding these proteins:
- the rpoZ gene encoding DNA-directed RNA polymerase subunit omega translates to MARVTVEDCVDKISNRFDLVLFAAQRARQISGGADLTIDRDRDKNPVVALREIAEETVKPPHLEEAVISGLQRVQVDDEDEADAVGSIAASAEALRLTAAAPPRNQNLGADYEG, encoded by the coding sequence ATGGCGCGCGTCACTGTCGAAGATTGCGTCGACAAGATTTCCAACCGGTTCGATCTGGTTCTGTTTGCCGCTCAGCGTGCACGCCAGATTTCGGGCGGTGCTGACCTCACGATCGATCGCGATCGCGACAAAAACCCGGTCGTCGCGCTACGCGAGATCGCCGAGGAAACCGTCAAGCCGCCGCATCTCGAAGAGGCGGTGATTTCGGGTCTGCAGCGCGTCCAGGTCGATGACGAGGACGAGGCGGATGCCGTCGGCAGCATCGCCGCATCGGCCGAGGCGCTCCGCCTCACCGCCGCCGCGCCGCCGCGCAACCAGAATCTGGGCGCCGATTACGAGGGCTGA
- a CDS encoding phosphatidylserine/phosphatidylglycerophosphate/cardiolipin synthase family protein: protein MIDPPAQPSFTVDGNRLTMLDTGPRRIEALIALIERAQRTLRVLYYIYVDDDAGARVRQALIAAAGRGVAVSLIVDGLGSEPAAQRHFFEPFDAAGVTVCRFVPRWGRRYLLRNHQKLALADAELPDRARVIIGGFNIEDSYFGTPAEQAWRDLGLLVEGPAATRLAGYFDALSRWAKKPKGSMRTLRRMLDTWSEPHGTARWLLGGPTRRLSPWARTVKRDMRSAGRFDLIAGYFAPNPAMLTRLDRIGKRGRVRIVLPSKNDHGASIWASRFTYAGLLRKRVQIYEYLTTKLHTKLFVIDNVVYVGSANFDIRSMFLNLEIMLRIDDPAFAAHARAYVEDEIAESEAITPALYKQRTTPWLRVKQAAAYFVMAVLDYNVTRRLNFGPDGH from the coding sequence ATGATCGACCCGCCCGCACAGCCGAGCTTCACCGTGGACGGCAATCGCCTGACCATGCTCGACACAGGACCAAGGCGGATCGAGGCGCTGATCGCGCTGATCGAGCGCGCTCAGCGCACGCTACGGGTACTCTACTACATCTATGTCGACGACGACGCTGGCGCACGGGTCCGTCAGGCGCTGATCGCCGCGGCGGGGCGCGGGGTCGCGGTCTCGCTGATCGTCGACGGACTGGGCAGCGAGCCTGCCGCTCAGCGCCATTTCTTCGAACCGTTCGATGCGGCCGGCGTGACAGTGTGTCGATTCGTGCCGCGCTGGGGCCGTCGCTATCTGCTGCGCAATCACCAGAAGCTCGCGCTGGCCGATGCCGAATTACCGGATCGTGCCCGAGTCATCATCGGCGGTTTCAACATCGAGGACAGTTATTTCGGCACGCCGGCCGAACAGGCGTGGCGCGACCTGGGGCTGCTGGTCGAGGGTCCGGCGGCAACCCGGCTGGCGGGGTATTTCGACGCGCTGTCGCGCTGGGCGAAAAAACCCAAAGGGTCGATGCGCACGCTGCGCCGTATGCTCGACACCTGGAGCGAGCCGCACGGCACCGCGCGCTGGCTGCTCGGCGGACCGACGCGACGGCTGTCGCCCTGGGCGCGGACGGTTAAGCGCGACATGCGGAGTGCCGGGCGCTTCGACCTGATCGCGGGCTATTTCGCGCCCAATCCGGCGATGCTCACCCGGCTCGACCGGATCGGCAAGCGGGGGCGGGTACGCATCGTGCTGCCGTCGAAGAACGATCACGGCGCATCGATCTGGGCGTCGCGCTTCACTTATGCCGGATTGCTGCGCAAGCGCGTGCAGATTTACGAATATCTGACCACCAAGCTGCACACCAAGCTCTTCGTGATCGACAATGTGGTTTATGTCGGGTCGGCCAATTTCGACATCCGCAGCATGTTCCTCAATCTGGAGATCATGCTGCGAATCGACGATCCCGCCTTCGCCGCGCACGCCCGCGCCTATGTCGAGGACGAGATTGCCGAATCGGAGGCGATCACGCCGGCGCTGTACAAACAACGCACCACGCCGTGGCTCAGGGTGAAACAGGCCGCGGCCTATTTCGTGATGGCGGTGCTCGATTATAACGTTACGCGCCGACTGAACTTCGGCCCTGACGGGCATTAG